A genomic segment from Sulfitobacter mediterraneus encodes:
- a CDS encoding cell division protein FtsQ/DivIB produces MFPLSLRRSSAKPAKADPAPSRWSWRMQRLMLTPGFRLALRAGVPFCLTLMAATIYLSNEERREAIALAVSDARRSIEERPEFMVKLMAVDGATGALAANVRALVPVEFPVSSFDLDVTTLRQQITDLDGVKNASVRIKPGGILQVDVTPRIPVAVWRTEDGLVLVDEGGARVEVVDSRAARPDLPLIAGQGAQAKVPETLRLINATAPIGKRLRGLVRVGERRWDVVLDRDQRIMLPETGAVQALERVIALEGAQEVLSRDVLVVDMRLAQRPTVRMSEEATKQWWQIKQISGQ; encoded by the coding sequence ATGTTCCCGCTGAGCCTGCGCCGTTCCTCGGCCAAACCGGCCAAAGCAGACCCCGCGCCATCGCGCTGGTCCTGGCGGATGCAGCGGTTGATGCTGACGCCGGGGTTCCGGCTGGCACTGCGGGCGGGTGTTCCGTTTTGCCTGACCTTGATGGCCGCCACGATTTACCTGTCCAACGAAGAGCGCCGCGAGGCGATTGCGCTGGCGGTGTCGGACGCACGGCGCAGCATTGAAGAGCGCCCGGAATTTATGGTCAAACTGATGGCTGTGGATGGGGCGACCGGCGCGCTCGCGGCAAATGTGCGGGCGCTGGTGCCGGTGGAATTTCCCGTCAGTTCTTTTGATTTGGATGTCACAACCCTACGCCAGCAGATCACCGATCTGGACGGGGTCAAGAATGCCAGCGTGCGGATCAAACCAGGCGGTATTTTGCAGGTGGATGTGACGCCGCGCATTCCGGTTGCGGTTTGGCGCACCGAAGACGGTTTGGTTCTGGTGGATGAAGGTGGCGCACGGGTCGAAGTGGTTGACAGCCGCGCGGCGCGTCCCGATTTGCCGTTGATCGCCGGGCAGGGGGCGCAGGCAAAGGTGCCCGAGACATTGCGCCTGATCAACGCAACCGCGCCTATTGGAAAGCGACTGCGCGGTTTGGTCCGTGTGGGCGAACGGCGCTGGGATGTGGTTCTGGACCGCGACCAGCGGATCATGTTGCCCGAAACCGGCGCGGTTCAAGCGTTGGAGCGGGTGATCGCGCTGGAAGGCGCACAAGAGGTTCTCAGCCGGGATGTGTTGGTTGTGGACATGCGGTTGGCCCAGCGGCCGACCGTCAGGATGAGTGAAGAAGCCACAAAACAATGGTGGCAGATCAAACAGATTTCGGGCCAGTGA
- a CDS encoding D-alanine--D-alanine ligase: protein MGGPSAEREVSLSSGQACAAALRERNYNVIEVDAGPDLAAVLTQIKPDAVLNCLHGRWGEDGCVQGLLEWLQIPYSHSGVLSSALAMDKQRTKEIYRSVGLPVVQSTIAAAEDVRRDHVMTPPYVVKPNNEGSSVGVYLVGAENNGPPQLGPEMPEFVMVEAFAPGRELTTTVMGQRALTVTDILTTGWYDYDAKYKEGGSSHIVPADVPTEIFELCLEYALRAHNALGCRGVSRTDFRWDESKGADGLVLLETNTQPGMTATSLTPEQAAACGMSFPELCAWMVEDATCSR, encoded by the coding sequence ATGGGCGGCCCCTCTGCAGAGCGCGAGGTCTCGCTGTCCAGTGGGCAAGCCTGCGCAGCCGCGCTAAGGGAAAGAAACTACAATGTGATCGAGGTCGACGCTGGCCCCGATCTTGCTGCCGTTTTGACACAGATAAAGCCTGACGCCGTTCTCAATTGCCTGCATGGCCGCTGGGGCGAAGATGGCTGTGTGCAGGGTTTGCTGGAATGGCTGCAGATCCCTTACAGTCATTCGGGTGTGTTGTCTTCTGCGCTGGCGATGGACAAACAGCGCACCAAGGAGATTTATCGCAGTGTTGGCCTGCCGGTTGTGCAAAGCACGATAGCCGCCGCCGAGGATGTGCGCCGCGACCACGTGATGACGCCACCCTATGTGGTCAAACCCAATAACGAAGGATCCTCCGTCGGGGTCTATCTGGTGGGCGCCGAGAACAACGGCCCGCCGCAACTGGGCCCGGAGATGCCAGAGTTTGTGATGGTCGAGGCTTTCGCGCCGGGGCGCGAATTGACCACGACTGTGATGGGACAGCGGGCGCTGACGGTCACGGATATCCTGACCACCGGCTGGTATGACTATGACGCGAAGTACAAAGAGGGCGGATCGTCCCATATCGTGCCGGCCGATGTCCCGACCGAGATTTTTGAGCTTTGTCTTGAGTATGCCTTGCGGGCGCATAACGCCTTGGGATGCCGGGGCGTCAGTCGCACGGATTTCCGTTGGGACGAAAGCAAGGGCGCCGATGGTCTGGTGCTGCTTGAGACCAATACCCAGCCGGGCATGACTGCCACGTCACTGACGCCGGAACAGGCGGCGGCTTGCGGCATGTCTTTCCCTGAGCTTTGCGCCTGGATGGTGGAGGACGCGACATGTTCCCGCTGA
- the murB gene encoding UDP-N-acetylmuramate dehydrogenase has product MTDANYPSVRGKLTPQRPLNDLTWLRVGGPADCLFQPADLDDLRDFLRDLPKTVAVFPMGVGSNLIVRDGGLRAVVIRLGRGFNGIDVSGGQVTAGAAALDAHVARKAADAGLDLTFLRTIPGSIGGAVRMNAGCYGSYTADHFVSAQAVTRSGSLITLTADDLNFRYRQSDLADGAVIVSATFAPPKGDPEALHARMEDQLRKRDETQPTKDRSAGSTFRNPAGFSSTGKADDVHDLKAWKVIDDAGMRGACVGGAQMSPKHSNFMINADQATAEDLERLGEEVRKKVYATSGIRLEWEIMRIGEFLGDPVPEA; this is encoded by the coding sequence ATGACTGATGCGAATTACCCATCCGTGCGCGGCAAGCTGACACCGCAGCGCCCCCTGAACGATCTGACCTGGCTGCGCGTGGGCGGACCGGCGGATTGTCTTTTTCAACCCGCTGATCTGGATGATTTGCGCGATTTCCTGCGTGATCTGCCCAAAACTGTGGCGGTTTTCCCCATGGGCGTGGGCAGCAATCTGATCGTGCGGGACGGGGGCTTGCGGGCCGTGGTGATCCGTTTGGGGCGCGGTTTCAACGGCATTGACGTATCAGGCGGCCAAGTCACTGCTGGCGCGGCGGCGCTGGATGCACATGTGGCCCGTAAGGCGGCAGATGCGGGTCTTGACCTTACATTTTTGCGTACCATTCCGGGCAGTATCGGTGGTGCAGTTCGCATGAACGCAGGGTGCTATGGCAGCTATACGGCGGATCATTTCGTCTCGGCCCAGGCGGTGACCCGCAGCGGCAGTTTGATCACCCTGACTGCCGATGATCTGAATTTTCGCTATCGCCAAAGTGACTTAGCAGATGGTGCCGTGATCGTCAGCGCCACCTTTGCGCCGCCCAAGGGCGATCCAGAGGCATTGCACGCCCGCATGGAAGACCAATTGCGCAAGCGCGATGAGACCCAACCCACAAAGGACCGCAGCGCGGGCAGCACATTTCGCAATCCTGCGGGTTTCTCAAGCACGGGCAAAGCCGACGATGTGCATGATCTCAAGGCATGGAAGGTTATCGACGACGCAGGCATGCGCGGCGCCTGTGTGGGCGGCGCGCAGATGAGCCCGAAACATTCCAATTTCATGATCAACGCCGATCAGGCCACAGCCGAAGATCTTGAAAGATTGGGCGAAGAGGTGCGGAAAAAGGTTTACGCAACCAGTGGGATAAGGCTAGAATGGGAAATCATGCGCATCGGTGAATTTTTAGGCGATCCGGTGCCTGAGGCATAA
- a CDS encoding DUF2484 family protein, producing MSLSLTLACLWAVVANVLAMTPSKDQHWRNAYILIGLGIPILGYVTMQHGPWVALLVLAGACSVLRWPVIYLGRWLRRVVLRRDGAAE from the coding sequence ATGAGCCTTTCCCTGACGTTGGCCTGCTTGTGGGCCGTAGTGGCCAATGTCCTGGCTATGACGCCAAGCAAGGATCAGCATTGGCGCAACGCCTATATCCTGATCGGGCTGGGCATCCCCATTCTCGGCTATGTCACCATGCAGCATGGTCCCTGGGTGGCCTTGCTGGTTCTGGCGGGGGCCTGTTCGGTGCTGCGCTGGCCGGTGATCTATCTGGGCCGTTGGCTGCGCCGTGTGGTGTTGCGCCGGGATGGCGCTGCGGAATGA
- a CDS encoding DUF2484 family protein yields MTLLWLCIFWVFASVGVAMLPMRRQYVPGVALLLAAPVLIVMIGLQVGWLIAALALAGFVSMYRNPLKFLIAKLRGQNPQVPE; encoded by the coding sequence GTGACCTTGCTTTGGCTGTGCATTTTTTGGGTCTTTGCCTCCGTGGGCGTGGCAATGCTGCCCATGCGGCGGCAATATGTGCCGGGGGTGGCGCTTTTGTTGGCGGCGCCGGTGCTGATCGTGATGATCGGATTGCAGGTGGGATGGCTGATTGCCGCGCTTGCGCTGGCAGGTTTTGTCTCGATGTACCGTAACCCGCTGAAATTCCTGATCGCCAAGCTGCGTGGCCAAAATCCGCAGGTGCCGGAATGA
- the murC gene encoding UDP-N-acetylmuramate--L-alanine ligase, protein MNAAATKLPTDVGPIHFVGIGGIGMSGIAEVLLNHGYTVQGSDLKASKITNRLAELGATIFEGGQKAENIEHAEVVVISSAIKPGNPELDAARAAGLPIVRRAEMLAELMRLKSNIAVAGTHGKTTTTTLVAELLVKGGIDPTVVNGGIIHAYGSNARMGQGEWMVVEADESDGTFNRLPATIAIVTNIDPEHMEHWGDFDTLRQGFLDFVSNIPFYGLAVCCTDHPEVQALVGKITDRRVVTYGFNAQADVRARNLHYKNGVAHFDIYLQAEDIVIKDCSLPMPGDHNVSNALSAVAVARHLGMKAEEIRGALASFGGVNRRFTKVGEIDGVTIIDDYGHHPVEIAAVLKAARQATEGRVIAVHQPHRYSRLHDLFDDFCACFNDADVVGIADVYSAGEDPIEGADRDGLVAGLIRHGHRHARAVQDGDDLARLVREQTSPGDMVVCLGAGTISAWANELPDRLKTMKGAAA, encoded by the coding sequence ATGAACGCAGCCGCCACCAAACTGCCCACCGATGTGGGCCCCATCCATTTTGTCGGTATCGGCGGCATTGGCATGTCTGGCATCGCCGAGGTGTTGCTGAATCACGGGTACACCGTGCAAGGCTCTGACCTGAAGGCCAGCAAGATTACCAACCGTCTGGCCGAATTGGGCGCGACGATTTTTGAAGGCGGGCAAAAGGCAGAAAACATCGAACATGCCGAGGTTGTGGTGATCTCTTCCGCGATCAAGCCCGGCAATCCCGAACTCGACGCCGCGCGCGCCGCAGGCCTGCCCATCGTGCGCCGGGCCGAGATGCTGGCCGAACTCATGCGCCTGAAATCCAACATCGCGGTCGCAGGCACCCACGGCAAGACCACCACCACAACACTGGTGGCGGAATTGTTGGTCAAGGGTGGGATTGACCCCACGGTGGTCAACGGCGGGATCATTCACGCTTATGGCTCCAATGCCCGGATGGGGCAGGGCGAATGGATGGTGGTGGAGGCCGACGAAAGCGATGGTACTTTCAACCGCCTGCCGGCAACCATCGCGATTGTGACCAACATCGACCCTGAACATATGGAACATTGGGGCGACTTTGACACGCTGCGGCAGGGCTTCCTCGATTTCGTGTCGAACATCCCGTTCTACGGGCTGGCGGTGTGCTGCACTGATCACCCCGAAGTGCAGGCGCTGGTGGGCAAGATCACCGATCGCCGGGTCGTGACCTATGGGTTCAACGCGCAGGCCGATGTGCGGGCCAGAAACCTGCACTACAAAAATGGTGTTGCGCATTTTGATATCTACCTGCAGGCCGAAGACATCGTGATCAAGGACTGCAGCCTGCCGATGCCGGGGGATCACAACGTGTCCAACGCGCTCTCGGCGGTGGCTGTGGCACGGCATCTGGGCATGAAGGCTGAAGAGATCCGCGGCGCATTGGCCAGCTTTGGCGGCGTTAACCGCCGGTTCACAAAAGTTGGCGAAATTGATGGCGTGACGATCATTGATGATTATGGCCACCACCCGGTTGAAATTGCCGCCGTTCTGAAGGCCGCGCGGCAAGCCACCGAAGGGCGCGTCATCGCGGTGCATCAGCCGCATCGCTACAGCCGGTTGCATGACCTATTCGATGACTTCTGTGCCTGTTTCAACGATGCGGATGTGGTTGGCATCGCCGATGTCTATTCGGCGGGTGAAGACCCCATCGAAGGGGCAGATCGTGACGGTCTGGTGGCCGGATTGATCCGCCACGGCCACCGTCATGCCCGCGCTGTGCAGGATGGCGATGATCTGGCCCGATTGGTGCGTGAACAGACCAGCCCCGGCGACATGGTGGTCTGTCTTGGTGCCGGTACGATCAGTGCATGGGCCAATGAATTGCCGGACCGGTTGAAGACGATGAAAGGGGCGGCGGCGTGA
- a CDS encoding UDP-N-acetylglucosamine--N-acetylmuramyl-(pentapeptide) pyrophosphoryl-undecaprenol N-acetylglucosamine transferase, with product MTAPLLIIAAGGTGGHMFPAQALAEVMLARGWRVRLSTDARGARYTGGFPDAVEIVQVSSATFARGGLAAKAMVPLRIGAGALGAMARMLRDRPAAVVGFGGYPSIPALGAAWALRLPRMIHEQNGVLGRVNEVFSKRVDAVACGTWPTTLPEGVEGVHVGNPVRSAVLDRAGAGYIAPGDYPMELLVMGGSQGARILSDVVPPAIANLPMDMLRNIRVSHQARDEDGERVSAFYAEHGISADVQPFFDDVPRRMSEAQLVISRAGASSVADISVIGRPSILIPFAAATGDHQTANARGLVEAGAAIMVPEDAANPESLTEQIHLVLGNSDAAMQMALAALSVGKPEAAEALAQMVEELAQKGKQT from the coding sequence ATGACGGCACCGCTATTGATTATCGCAGCCGGAGGCACCGGTGGGCATATGTTCCCCGCGCAGGCGCTGGCGGAGGTGATGCTCGCACGGGGCTGGCGGGTGCGCCTGTCCACGGATGCACGCGGGGCGCGGTACACAGGCGGTTTCCCAGATGCGGTCGAGATCGTGCAGGTGAGTTCCGCCACCTTTGCCCGTGGCGGACTTGCGGCCAAGGCCATGGTGCCGCTGCGCATTGGTGCAGGCGCGCTGGGCGCGATGGCCCGTATGCTGCGCGACCGGCCTGCGGCAGTGGTCGGTTTTGGCGGATATCCTTCTATTCCGGCGCTGGGCGCGGCTTGGGCCTTGCGGCTGCCGCGCATGATCCATGAACAAAACGGCGTCTTGGGCCGCGTGAACGAGGTGTTTTCCAAACGCGTTGATGCGGTGGCCTGCGGGACGTGGCCGACAACCCTGCCCGAAGGGGTGGAAGGGGTCCATGTGGGCAATCCGGTGCGCAGTGCCGTTCTGGACCGAGCCGGCGCTGGCTATATCGCGCCGGGGGATTATCCGATGGAACTGCTGGTGATGGGCGGATCGCAAGGCGCCCGCATTCTCAGTGACGTTGTGCCACCGGCCATTGCCAACCTGCCGATGGATATGCTGCGCAACATCCGCGTCAGCCATCAGGCGCGGGATGAAGACGGCGAACGGGTCTCGGCCTTTTATGCCGAACACGGGATTTCCGCCGATGTTCAGCCGTTCTTTGACGATGTGCCGCGCCGGATGAGCGAAGCGCAGCTGGTGATCAGCCGCGCTGGTGCGTCCTCGGTTGCGGATATATCGGTGATTGGTCGCCCGTCGATCCTGATCCCCTTCGCCGCGGCCACGGGCGATCATCAGACCGCAAATGCACGCGGCCTGGTTGAGGCCGGTGCGGCGATCATGGTGCCGGAAGACGCCGCAAATCCCGAAAGCCTGACCGAACAGATTCACTTGGTGCTTGGCAATTCGGATGCGGCGATGCAAATGGCGCTGGCCGCGCTGTCGGTCGGCAAACCCGAAGCTGCCGAGGCATTGGCGCAGATGGTCGAAGAACTGGCCCAAAAAGGAAAGCAGACATGA